Part of the Fundulus heteroclitus isolate FHET01 chromosome 20, MU-UCD_Fhet_4.1, whole genome shotgun sequence genome, CACTGTGAGGAGATGGAGAATCTACAGATCCATTTTTTATGATGTAATAACATCTCACTTCAACCACTGAGGATGAACTTTGCGTTGTCATTCTCAGCAGCTCAGTTCctgtaaatgttttcacacaggaAAATGATCTTTGAGTTCCGCTATTCACATAGAAATGACATTTATGCTCAGAAACACGAGCTGGAGCCTGACAGCTGAAGGTGACGGAGTCTGTTTCTTTGATTGTTGATGAATTCACTGTCAGTTTAGCCTGACGAAGAGCTGAAATAGAGAAAGAGATCAAATATATTGTTGCattaaagttataaaaaaattacattaaaattgctgacaagaagttatttttaatctgtaaataaaaggaaatgcatTTTTACTAAATCTTGTTCAAGACATTGTGTCACTTTAATAGCAGAtggtaataaaaacacagtgatAAACCAAGCTGGACACAGGAAGCAGCAAAAACTGACCTTTTACTTGAGCCTCATAAAAAGAACCTGTTGGAAAAATATCAGCCAGTTTAATAAAATCCTTTTCTGTCTACatcaagaaaaaatatacataGACCTCTGATTAAGTGATGCATTTTAAAGTCTGAATTAAAGACAGTAAtttgagtaaatatttttactttcaaaCTGCAGCAGTGAGAACAAGCCGGctggttctctgtgtttttcaaTAAGAATTCACATCAATGTTATAAAGCATGTAGATAAATAAACGTACCCAAAAGGATGAGAAAAAACAAGgatcccatcatgatgaagacAGACAGAAACTGCTCACAACCTTTCAGAGAATATGATTATCTGACTACATGACAATTGATGTCTTGGTCAGTTGAGTATTTACAGGAAAACCACAAGTATCAAAAAGAAACTCATAGTTACAGCCCACAACTTGTTCAATAATTAGAAATATCTTCAAGTATGTGTTTGATTAAGATTAAATGTACAGGGGGCTAAGTTTTCCTCTACACATTGTTTGTTTCTAATATGCACAgtttgcttcttcttcttcaaagtTAGCATGTGAATCTTTGTACCTGTGGGTGTAACAGAGAGAAACAATAATCATCCATGTTAACAATTAGCCTTCCCTTTAACCCACACAGAGGTGCAGGTGGAGTAAATGGGTGTTTGATTCCACTGCATGCaactgcttttattgtttttaaggctgtgttgaTTATTTAATCCACAAGTCTAAAAAAAACTACGTAATTGCAGACAAAGATTTAAGTCTGAAGTAATCTTCTAGTTTAACAAACATGTTTCTGACATGAAgcaatattaatgttttgaatTAACCCTGCTACTGTACCGACTTGAATCTGATAGAAACTCTGTGGAGGGCgataaagattagggtgatggcaaataAGATTGCATATCATCGTCACATCAGTATGTTGTGAATAAAACACACTAAAATACACAGTAGTTTAGTTTCAACTTTTTCTATATGTAAACCCTACTTAGTATGGGTTAAATATGCAAACCTTTATGCTCCTAACTGTGCGCAGTAAATAGCAGTTTTAAATTCAGAATCCTGAAAATGTATCAATGGTAATTTTAGGCCCTGCCTTTTGTTATTTTACCCTGGTCTCTACTGCTTTGTAGCTGTTTTTAGTCCTAGTCTTGTAAATGAGTTTGgtttatatttaaagaaattgatttataaaaaaatatatttgtttaaataaagataacccaCAACTCCAAGGGGCCTAGTCATGTATGATGACTTTATGAATGGAAAATTTCTCAAAAGAGGTTGCATTTTTCCCAAAACAGCTTGGCTGGTCGTACAGGAAGACAGGAAGACTGCAAATTACATTGACAACAACCGCAACacgtcccaggagcttcattgCAACCTGCTTCAATCGAAAAACCAAGCATAGAACAGCTGAAAAGTTCGTTGAACTGTAGAGGGCTCAAAATGAGCGGAAAGAAAGTagtattagtagaaaggtaggagaagctgtcctctcctctcagTGGATCAAACCCAAGGAAGAAAACCGCTGAATCAGCAAAGAATTACACCTAATACTgacaagaaatatatatatatatatatatatatatatatatatatatatatatatatatatatatatatatatatatatattacaggcctatgtttttatttattatagagCTCTGTGCAGAAAATGGACTTTAAAACAGTCAATCACCTCGCTTTAATCAGACACTTAGAGCCCGACTCcccttcacacacacaaacacacacccctccacagacacatacacacacacacacacacaagatcactgtgagagaaacatcgacttgatccatgaaaagaagcagaaggCCCAAGACACGCTGCTTCTTATGACCACAAAAGCACGCATTTAGCTGGTATTTATACACACTGTGACTTTTATTGCTCATAATGTAGGTGTCTTGGGGGAGGGAGGTCGAGCCCCATTTTCTTGCTGCGCAGCGCGTTAACCAGAGAAAGACGCTCTATCTGAGAAAATGAAGCCCAAAAAAGCAACCTAATGTTCAGAAACACCCCCAAGAAACCGCAACCACCAACTCATGCTAACTCATGAaagttacaagtgactttagagaaaaacaagcccagaGTCGCTTATAACAAACAGactatgcaacactgaagctcacttGAACAGCCCTCATGGATAGTTGGATGTTTTAAAACCGCTGAGATAAGACCAAACAAACGAAGCCTACCTGATCAGATGCTGCAGTCGCTGGTTTCCAGTCTACACGTTCAACTGTAGGCTCCTTACAACCAGGGAAATGTAGAAAccgtctttggtcagattccacagtaaagtcATCTCGGTTACAAGAGCGTATCCTACACTGACATTTCTTTGTAATCTTTCTggatttttggaaaatcaatgggAAAAAAACCTCCCTTCATATGATCATGATCTCCTTATCACTCCAGCAGATACCAACGCAGcagctgtgttttgttgttgccatattaTTGTCTGTTGAGGCGGTATTCAGGACAGATTTGTTCCTTATTTGGCtcatacaagtaaactattTAAGTGTTACCGCTCTGCTTGtacgaccacaagatggccgcGATGCATgcgtctaaatttagtaatttgacgtcatttgGGGAATGTGCTGAACCGTTCCCCGAAGCAATCGGGTCATTTTTGTCTCTTCCCCTAAATGAAAACAGCCTCGACACGCTTTACAGAGATGTCCCCTCCATACTTGGCACACGCCTCAGTCCAGTCATTCACCAGCTGACTCATGAGTAGTGATGGCCAAATGATGCTTCATGAAGCGATGAAGCCTTCCAGCCCATTGCTTCACCCAAAGGTTCATCACTCAGCGCTCCATTCAGTGCTCTCTAGTGACATCTGCTGCTCCAGTTATACTATGACGGCCTTGTCACTGaaaataaatcacttaaaaaatacaactgaacaTAGCAGTGTGGGCAAGGTTTTTGTCCAGTAACTGAACGTCTGTTGAGTTTTATGTAACTCTGCCATCTGAATTCAGTATTCACAATACAATATACTGTATTCCTATAATGATTTGCACCCAAAGTAACCCTGCTCTTATGTTGGCCCTCatggtgttttatttaatgGCGTGGGctaaattattaataaacataGCTGCTGCAATATTGTCTTGTGAGTACATGCTTATGGAGGCAGAcacagtattattattattattcctaaaTTAACATTACCTATGTAATGGATAAAACGAATGTACATAGAAATCCACAAAATCTTCAGTTATGCTAATTATTGTCTTCTTCTCAGGTTTTAATTCAAAACCTGCCCTTGGAGAATAattctgtttttaggtttgGAGGCTGGGTGGGTTTGTGGGttaatacttgtttttttttttcctctatttatTATAATTGCACATATCATGCAAAACTTACTTTGAGTGGTTATCAAAAAGTattcccttttttaaaaactggttgAATATGAAAAATATTGTCCTTATATGATACAGCCTAACATCACTACTGACACCCTGAACAAACTACCCTGTTTTATCACGCTTTTGTGTTTAGAAAACCGACACACAAAGTGAAGCAGGCACATGTCCGGTGTAATGAGAGAGATCGTTTATCATTGGTCACGTGGTTTTCAACAAGCCGAGACGcgcatagatatccataataaaggcctttattatggatatctatggagACGCGCATCGAAGCGGTGCCTCAGATTGGTCCCGGAATGGACCAATCGCGTGCTTTAATCTGCAGACCCCAATCAGCGGCTCACGGCGCGATGTGATTCACCTGGTCTACTGGAACCAGCTGCATAAAGACGAAGCTACAGTTTCAGCTGTCACCTGTCGTGCTTTTTGTCTCCGGTTCactttgcaaaaacaaagaaagaaagaaacaaaacaaaacaaaaaatgcctCCCAAGAAACAAGCAGCGGCTCCTGCTGATCCTGAGCCCAGTTCAAACGCGGCTGCAGAGGATGGAACTGAAAAGAAAGCAACTGGTTTGTATAGAAACGGGAAAAGTTTCAAATCTCTAAGAATTGGTTTATTTCGAGCGGTTTCACCACTTTCTCCTCGTAGCAcccgcggcggcggcggtgcGCAAAGTCGCAGCACATCCATCCACGGCGATAATGGTAAAAGAGGCGCTCACAGATTTGGACTCACGCAAAGGGGTTTCCTCCCAGGCCATCCAGAACTACATCAAACAGAAGCACCCCACTGTGGATCCGGTGAGGCTGAAGCACTTTGTCCGCCGAGCCTTGAAGAAGGGGCTGGAGAACGGGACTCTGGTGAGGCCTGTCCACGCCACCGTCACCACAGGCGCGCAGGGAAAGTTCAGGGTAGGAAACCGAAGTGAATCAAGCAAGTGCCCAAACTGATACATCGATGTGACTTGACCACGTCTCGCCTTCTTTTAAAAGCTTGCGCCAAAAGTAAAAGAGGTGAAGCGGAAAAATGAGAACAGCGAtccaaatgtgcaaaaagctCCCAGCCCGACCGAGGTTGGTGCCAAGAAGTCCAAGGCTGCAGGTATGAATTGATAAATTGCACATCGTTCTACAACTGTAAgactcttatttttatttattttctatatccAAGGTGCCACCAAGAAGAAAAAGTCaacaaatgaaaagacaaaGTCTACAGAGgtaattatattatattcatgGTCTTTAGGGAAAGTTTAACTTGGTGTTAAACTGGGTTGCCAGTTCCCAAATCAGTCCACACACTCTAAAGTAGGGGTCACAAACctttagggaaaaaaagggctaccagtacatACATTTGAACAAGAGTCAtcgttcaccttaactttatgtaaaataaatgcattttctttttaagtaaaTTTTAAATCTACTTAAATGCAAGTGATTACACaagagtgaaaggaaaaaatttaagttttctttagatgcagctcactggtggattgtgggTTTTGTTGTCATAGAACCCAACAAACTCCAAGAAGGAGactgcagctcctccttcaAAGGTACCTGCAGCAAAGAAGCCAAAAGCCAAGGTGAAGGGAACCGCTGACGGAGGCTCCAACTCACCCAAAAGTAAGACTGCAAAGGCCAAAGGGGCAACTGCAGAAAAGAAACCCCCACGCAAAGCTGCAAAGACCGCCGATGACGCTCCTGCGCCTAAAGCAGCTGGCAAACGAGTGAAGAAGGCGGTGTAaaattgaaactttttttttttttaaacaattcttACTATGTTTCttgcaataaaattatttttaagtatttttggcTTGTCTGTTGACTTGACCGCTGACACCCCTGCCCACCCAAAAATcgagaaattaaatgttggaaTGAGTCGGAACAAATGGGTCTTTATAGGGCAACAAATGTTTGTAACATGATTATCAGTCTTGGAGGCTACTGGTATGACTGAGACTTTGCTTGAGATCTGAAATGCCAATTTTATAACCAAGCACACAAATGGCACTGCCACAGGCTCTGTTGGCCTGCGGCTCCAGAGCCTAAATCTTGAGGTTGTGAAACTTTAACCTGGTAAGCTTCATATATTGAACAATTATTGAAATCAGTTTTGCAATGAAAATCCGTGTAATCAGTCGATTTGACACTTGcttttaaaagtaatgttcTTGCATGGAAAGCTGGAGGTAAAAGATCTTTCTTCAGGGCTGATGAGGTCATCCTTGCAGGGTGAAGTTTGTGATCTTGTCTGGTCAAGTTCAGCCATGATTCATCAAGGCTCTCAAGCTATAAGAGACCTCAGTAAAAATGTTTGTgctttaaaacctaaaataaaacttCAGACATGTGAACAATTGTATTTCTAGTATCATCTTGGTTTAGGTTTATACCTCTGAGCGTATCCTGTGGTGCTTGTGGTATAACATGTCAATTAcatatgcttttttattttagtctttattATTCACATCCAGGAGATCTTAATGTGGAGAGAAGAAGTTGCATCTAGCAAAGCGGTCATTTAAGATGACTGGGAGGACGACTGCTGAGAGAACAGCAAAAAGTATGGGGCCAGATGGTTTGAGGGACATGAGGAAGTGGCCCGGTGTGGAAACCACCGTTAAAAAGCCTGACCAGATGGCAAGCGGGAAGCTGAGCACTCTTCCTAGCATGGTTTCCTGAGGTCTCTGGACCTCCATCTGTTGTGGCTGCTTTTCAAGCTCCAGCACACGGTTCTGAAGAGCCGCCAGCGCCTCCTACAGACCAAGAGAAGGTTCACAGATTTAAGTTGCGTCTTAAACTTTGATGCCTAAACTTGCTGTAACTACTAAAGAGTATGACACTGTTTTTATGCTACATGTAAGAAAAGTTTCTGTGCCTGGTTTCAAACAAGATATTTCAGTAGCCTCAGCTGTTTCCTATTGGAAAAACTTTCTACCTGTGTGGACATTTCATTAGAAACTCTTGATAATAAAATGAGAGCTGTCTCCTTTAAACTGTTACACAGAATTTATCCTACTAATCAGTACAtgaagaaatatattaaaacaatagaCCTTAACCGTAAGCTTTGCAAAGAGCAAcggaaacaatcatttattctGGAATTGTATCACTAGAATATTTTGGAAAGAATTTAATAACTTTATAATTTGTAATGTTGATACAAAATTTTCATATATTGTTTGTGTAaagaatacaaatgcagtcaGACTGGTAATTAATCTAATTATATTTGGCAAATTATAAGAGaagtcagttttattttttgtaccaaTGTATTTATTGGTGAACCCTACACACCCCTGGCATACTTTATTTCatgttctgtgttttgttcCCTGTTCTTTCTTTATATTAGTAAACAAAGATGTTTCTCAAAAAGAAATATTGGCTATAAAATGTTAATCATTTTGCGGTTAATGAATTAAACTTGCAATTAATTAATTGGTTGTTGTGGGGGTCAAACATCCATACTCTTAAAGAAGTggcattttcaaataaaaaaggggGCTTTGGCATATAAATATCCAAAGATATTGCTACAAGTATGAAAGCTTTCAAATCAAACATTTATCAAATCAAGAACTAACCCCATAATTGTCTGCTGGAAATGATTTAATCAAACGCCACCAGTGCAGTTTGAAACATTCTATCTGGACTTGGAACCTACTTAAATTCCTGCTTAATTATATTcagtaaatgtataaaaacatcTAACCCTGAAGCAGTAAAGTGGTGAAAAGCTTCGAAACATTTGGCCACAGCCGTACGTGTGTTACAGTGGAAACTTACATGGAAATCTTTTGTCACTTCCTCAACCCGATACTCAATCAGCTCCTTGGTGCTGCCCAGCTCCTCTCTCAAACTCAGAGTTTCATTCTGGTAAAGCTCAATGAAGTCAGCAAGTTCCTTTGTTAAATCGTCCTTCCTGCAAAACCATCAGAGTTTATTACACGCTGGACCAGAACCTTTTAACGTGCAGCACTGAGCATAAGTGACCTTGATATTTCTTCTTCGAGGGCATGCATTATCACACTGTGGTCTTGGTAGTAGCTGGTTCTAAGGGTTTGCAGGCATCTCTCCAGATGGATTTGGGTTTCTCTAAACTCTTGGAACTGGAGAAGGGTGTCATGGAGAGCCCGAGCTTCGTCCTCAGCGTTGCAGTCCTTTGAGCTGGCCGTTCCCTCGGCGGCGCCAGAGCTGGCGTTGTCTCTGCTACATATTTCAACGGGCATCAGCTCTTCCCTGTCCTGTAACTGTGGTGAGAAACGTCGGCCGGTGCCTTCGTCTTCCAGGTTTTCATAGGCAGCATTCATGGATGCTGCGCTACCTCTGCTGGACTTTCTGTGGATGGGGAAAAAGGAGACTTACTTTCTAAACAGTGACACCAAGAGAGAGAATTTACAGGAATCCTCCTGGCACATAATTCTGATATACTGCTCGTAAAAAATATAAGGAACAGTATTTATCAACGAATATTATCAAGTCAGTTAAAGCTCTGGAACATTGGTCTGGTCAGACCAGTAGAGGAAGAGGTTGGTAATTAATTAATAGTTTGTTTGGTGGTTTATGAAATTAACAACAGGGGCACTAAAGGGGGCAACAATGGGACGACTCCCTAGATAGGAATTGTTTTAAAGGTCGGGGTCATATACATTTTTCCCTCctgaaattttttttgattgtttttgacACATTTGACCAGGTTAAGGGTCACTACTGGCAGCATGAGGAGATACATGGACCCTACAGAGGCTGCACTGGCAGTCCAACCACCAGGATGACGTTCCATTGGCAGGAGGTTCGCTGTGTCTCCCATCATCGTCTCGAGAGCACGGAGGAAACTCCAGGAGACAAGCAGTTACTCTAAAACAGCTGGACAGGTTCATCTGAGATCATTAATCCATCAACAGGACCggtatctgctcctttgtgcaaggaggac contains:
- the LOC105927205 gene encoding protein B4; protein product: MPPKKQAAAPADPEPSSNAAAEDGTEKKATAPAAAAVRKVAAHPSTAIMVKEALTDLDSRKGVSSQAIQNYIKQKHPTVDPVRLKHFVRRALKKGLENGTLVRPVHATVTTGAQGKFRLAPKVKEVKRKNENSDPNVQKAPSPTEVGAKKSKAAGATKKKKSTNEKTKSTENPTNSKKETAAPPSKVPAAKKPKAKVKGTADGGSNSPKSKTAKAKGATAEKKPPRKAAKTADDAPAPKAAGKRVKKAV
- the LOC110368616 gene encoding transmembrane and coiled-coil domains protein 1, with translation MPRVSKTGTLLSLFRSRKSSRGSAASMNAAYENLEDEGTGRRFSPQLQDREELMPVEICSRDNASSGAAEGTASSKDCNAEDEARALHDTLLQFQEFRETQIHLERCLQTLRTSYYQDHSVIMHALEEEISRKDDLTKELADFIELYQNETLSLREELGSTKELIEYRVEEVTKDFHEALAALQNRVLELEKQPQQMEVQRPQETMLGRVLSFPLAIWSGFLTVVSTPGHFLMSLKPSGPILFAVLSAVVLPVILNDRFARCNFFSPH